A segment of the Manihot esculenta cultivar AM560-2 chromosome 13, M.esculenta_v8, whole genome shotgun sequence genome:
TGTCACATTACATCCAGGAAGGTAAAATTTGCACTTTCATAAGAATAAATAGAACAGGTCAATTTTGCAAAAACATCAACTTATTTAAGTGGTGAAATAATCCCAACGTCTTGCAGATATCCGAATCTGAATATTTATTTGATAACGACAAAACTTTTTTCCGTTACACTAATATCAATTTCCCTATTTTCTTTTAAGCCAATTAATATGGTTATGGTACACTAATACCAAAACTTTTTATGGGTACACCAATATCAGTTTCCAAGTGTTTTGTTATATCAATATCTTTAGCCATTCTGTTACTTCTCATTTCTGCACCCCCCCTCCACACACACCCTCAACCAAAAaaatttttgcatgttttaacatATTGGTTAGAGGAACTAAATAGTACGGGTAGTTAAAACTACAGAGACTAACAATAtggataattaaaattacatgtaCTAAACAGCAtaatattcaaatataaaaCAAGTTAACAACCTCATTTATTACAGAAAAGCTAAAGAGTTTAGttttacaacatacatgacattttaatttgattctaaAAATAGTAATTTACTCACTTTTCACATCAGATTTCAATACATGGCCAattatttcattcattctctTGTATGTAAATTTTATGTTCAGACAGACAAAAGTAACAATCCGAAGTGAAAAGATTATGGGATACATGTGGTTTGTGAATTATGAATTAGGAGCAACCAATATGACAATTAGAATGACtcgtgataaaaatataaaaaaactaaGAAAAATCTGGTCGGGAAGCCAAAGTTATATGCACTCTAATTTAATACGAATGGGAAGTCATAAAAACTACACGAACTGGCAATGCCACTCACATTAAAGTCAAGTTCATATACAAAGCGCACCCACATCAGGCAGTCCACAATCAGGTCCACAGTATGATTCAGATTCAGATTCAGATGGACCTCCTTTGTTGCCTTGCTTCCTTTCTTTCCTACTTTTTCTCGAGCCAATAGTTTGGTTACTGACACAGCAAAAATGCCACATGAGAAAAGATTTTTGGACAGAGGAACTGCTTAAACTTCTGTAATGACTCAACTGAGCAGCCTTGGGAATAATTGACCATAACTAATAGATAACATAATATGAATGGATCACAGGAACTGCCTACAATTGAAAACTACTTTGGTGCCTTGAGTAAACATTATGGCCAACAGAACCTTCTTTTAAGGAATCTTCCTTTCCATTTTCTAAATCCAAAAATGTGACTTTGAGCCCTAGACTATTGGTAAGTGCACCTTTCAAGTTTCAACTTGTGTAAAGACCCAAGTTTGAGCTTCCCTTTCCCCTCTTTTGATTCAAAAAATGTCCTCACTTATTAAAGCAAATGAAATCTAAACACCAAACCAGATGAAACTGCAGAAATAAAAGACAATAGCTTAAACGGAATCCTATAAAGAGGACAAGGAGTCCAAGAAGCATACACTATAACCTTTGCAGCAGGTCTCGCCTTGACAGCTCCACAACAAGCCTTGTATTTCTTTTTAGATCCACATGGACAGGTCTTATTTCTTGGTATCTTCTGCAATTACACCAAGATAACAATAGAGAATGAAGtatatgaaaaacatgaaattaaAAGCAACTCTTTTCAAGGAGAGATTGACCAAGCAAAGGTTTCTGAATAGAAGAAAAACCTTGTCATGTGCCTGGGAACTGCTGTTGTCATAGCTTTGTTTGATTCTATTGTTAGATGGATTGTGTTTGGTCTCCTTTAGAGACTCTTCCTTCTGTTGCTCACAGTTTCCATCTTCACCATCACCTTAGCATTTTAGGAGCAGAAAAAGAATTACCAACCAAACATTAAGCAAAACCAATTCTAATATGGTACTGAGATGATAAAAGATGTACTTGGCTTAACCATCTTCCTCTTGTACTAATTCATAATCAGAACATGTTGAAATTGTGTATTCTCAACATGCACACATCCAAAAGGTAGCAAATGGGGAAAGAATTTTCTACCACTTCCTTGCACTGAGTTCCATTTTATATACATGCATATAATTTaatgaatatattaataaattaaaaatgaaaatatatcaaaaaagCCAAGATAGTGCTATTCAATTAAGCAGGGAAGCCTAAGCAACAAGTTTCAAACCATTGATGAAAGGTACCAAGAAGTCCTCATTTTCTACCTGAAAATCGTGAAATGATAATAATGCCAAAAACAAGGGTAAAAAGGGctaaaaaacaaaaagacaACTAGGACCATAACTTATCAAGCTGACATTCAAATCTCCGCACAGCAAGAATGCAGTTTATCAGGAAATCATCAAGAAACACCAACTTTCTTCAATCCATGTTAAAGCATTCAGAATCAAATCCTTCACcaatttgcaaaaaaaaaaaaaaaaaaaagaactctaGGAGAATTTTAGGAAAATCTTTTCCTAGAAATTGATATCTACAAACAAAAGGACAGTTGAAATCTGGGAGCCTGCTCACATATAGAAATTCCGGACTGATATTAAATGAATGGATGaaatgccaaaaaaaaaaaagatggaacAAAGAAATTAGAAGCAGCACATAAAATTGTGTTCATTCTGACTAGACATTACCATGAGAAGTATCTACATGACACTGCAGGGTATCATTTTCAGCTGAGAAGTCATCTGCCTCTCGTTCTGCTACCAGAAACTCTATTGCAGCATCAGCATCACCATCCACTTGTAGTAAAACCTAGTATGAAATCAACATAACACAGAAAGTCATCAGTATTTTGAACATTTCAAGCATGCCAGGTATACTGGAAAACTAACACTTTTACCAAGTTATTGGTGATATAATCTATTATGCGGAAGGATAGAACAGAGGAACAAAATTTTGCAAGTATTTCTCACCTGTTCGACTTTTTCAGCACTTTCACAACCACTTCCTGCCATTACCAATTTGATTGATCCAGCATCAATGATATCCTTTGCAGCTCCCCTTTTACACTTGCTGGCTGCAGCTTTTGCTTTATCAGATGTTGCTGAAAGGTCAGCATCAGCCTTTCATAAACTGGAAGTTATCAGGCTACTGATAGTAATTACATGTTGAAACTTACCTTGGATAAACAAATGTTAGTATAAAAAGCCATAATTGAAAAGGGAAATAAACCTTAATTATAACTGGCCTGGCTGGCCCATCACAAGGGTCCTCCTTTAATCGCACACTGTTATAATGTTCTTCGTCATGATAAGATCTGAGAAAAAAGGGGCAAATTGAATGGCAAAATTACAAGATTATTTATGCTACACAAACCCTTTCCATTTTCAATTCTAGCACTCTTCCCACAAACTAAAAGATCTTTGCCGGTTCAAAATCTCATCCCCGTAtgcaacaaaaagaaacaaggcATTCTCCCAAACTTTTTTTTTGGATTGTCAGAAAATTACTTGATCTTCCATCAGATCCACCATGAAAGGCCAAGGAATTACATATTTCCTTCCATTATGTAGATAGTATGCAAAGTCAGTATTTCACTATTCTAGTTAGAACACAAGAAGACAATCCTTCTCTACAAGCAGAAAGCAagcaatgaaaaaaatattacagAAAGGTAAAAAATTCTTGTTTACTTACAAATGGACCATTCGAGCTCCCCTTTGATCAAAATTCCGGATGTACCAGCGCGGCGACATGTACTGTATCAGTTTATGAACAATCCAAACGTTAATCCAATAATACATGTCATGATTGCATACAAACTTGTTGTCTGTGTTGTATTCAGGTATTCTTGCTTGCATTCTCACATTAGCACATATAGCCAGCAAAGAAACATTTAGTGGATACATGCATATGCACAAAGAGCATACTGTACTGGTAAAAAAATGTTGCAAT
Coding sequences within it:
- the LOC110630212 gene encoding OVARIAN TUMOR DOMAIN-containing deubiquitinating enzyme 7 isoform X3 yields the protein MVVQYIMKNREMFEPFIEDEIPFDEYCQSMEKDGTWAGHMELQAASLVTRSNICIHQYMSPRWYIRNFDQRGARMVHLSYHDEEHYNSVRLKEDPCDGPARPVIIKADADLSATSDKAKAAASKCKRGAAKDIIDAGSIKLVMAGSGCESAEKVEQVLLQVDGDADAAIEFLVAEREADDFSAENDTLQCHVDTSHGDGEDGNCEQQKEESLKETKHNPSNNRIKQSYDNSSSQAHDKKIPRNKTCPCGSKKKYKACCGAVKARPAAKVIVNQTIGSRKSRKERKQGNKGGPSESESESYCGPDCGLPDVGALCI
- the LOC110630212 gene encoding OVARIAN TUMOR DOMAIN-containing deubiquitinating enzyme 7 isoform X1, whose translation is MVKTRQQTSTKPKRNPHVKKQGKQADITQFRSQLDVLGLKIIQVTADGNCFFRALADQLEGSEEEHGKYRSMVVQYIMKNREMFEPFIEDEIPFDEYCQSMEKDGTWAGHMELQAASLVTRSNICIHQYMSPRWYIRNFDQRGARMVHLSYHDEEHYNSVRLKEDPCDGPARPVIIKADADLSATSDKAKAAASKCKRGAAKDIIDAGSIKLVMAGSGCESAEKVEQVLLQVDGDADAAIEFLVAEREADDFSAENDTLQCHVDTSHGDGEDGNCEQQKEESLKETKHNPSNNRIKQSYDNSSSQAHDKKIPRNKTCPCGSKKKYKACCGAVKARPAAKVIVNQTIGSRKSRKERKQGNKGGPSESESESYCGPDCGLPDVGALCI
- the LOC110630212 gene encoding OVARIAN TUMOR DOMAIN-containing deubiquitinating enzyme 7 isoform X2 yields the protein MVKTRQQTSTKPKRNPHVKKQGKQADITQFRSQLDVLGLKIIQVTADGNCFFRALADQLEGSEEEHGKYRSMVVQYIMKNREMFEPFIEDEIPFDEYCQSMEKDGTWAGHMELQAASLVTRSNICIHQYMSPRWYIRNFDQRGARMVHLSYHDEEHYNSVRLKEDPCDGPARPVIIKADADLSATSDKAKAAASKCKRGAAKDIIDAGSIKLVMAGSGCESAEKVEQVLLQVDGDADAAIEFLVAEREADDFSAENDTLQCHVDTSHGDGEDGNCEQQKEESLKETKHNPSNNRIKQSYDNSSSQAHDKIPRNKTCPCGSKKKYKACCGAVKARPAAKVIVNQTIGSRKSRKERKQGNKGGPSESESESYCGPDCGLPDVGALCI